The following DNA comes from Anaerostipes rhamnosivorans.
CCTCTTCCATTTTTGAACCAGACGTAATATAATAGCAAAAGCGGGGCATGGCTCAGCTTGGTAGAGCGCGTGGTTCGGGACTACGAGGTCGCAGGTTCAAATCCTGTTGCCCCGATGAATCCTCCATTTTATGGGGGATTTATTTTTTTGTAAGACAATGAAGCTTGGTTGGCTTTGGTTGGGATTATCCAGTGTGTAACAAATTCTTGAATTTGGAATTGCGCTCTTGGATAATCTTTTTCTTTTCGTCTAGGTTAGAGGTATCGTAGGTATAATACTTTTCATTTGTCTCTGTGGTATGTCCCAACATACTAGCGACAATTGTTTTAGGTGTTCCTTGCATCTGCAAATCAGAACTGGTCGTTTTCCGAAGTTTAGTAATGCCACCACCGTTTATTTTTTGTTCACAGCATAGCCTTGTCATACAATCAGTAATATTTCTTGCAGGAGTATAATATTGATGCCATCCACTATTCTGTCCGTGACAATGGCATGATCCGTAAACTTGCTGCCTATGTGATTCTTGGGATCAATGCCGAAGGGAAAAAAGAGGTCCTTACGATCCAAAACTGGGCACAGGTGTATGGGGAGTTAAGAAATTGTGTTCTTAATTTCCTTTTTTTTATATTTTTGTTGTACCACTCAGAAAAGTGATAGTTGATAAATTTATTACTTTTCTAAGTGGTACACTTGTTTACTTAAAATATGAAGTATGCTAAAGTAAAATTGAAAATATATGACAGGTGTTACAAATGTTAAAATATAAATTCAATGTTGGAGATGCTTTAGAACAGGCTGGCATAAATATGTATAAAGCAAAACCCCAAAGGATTTAATTGAGTATGTTCCTAAAGAGGAAGAGAAAAAGGCTCTTTTTAAAAACTTCTAATATTCACTTTTAGAAGTGGTATGATTATATAGTATCAAGAAAGGATCTAATACTATGCCAACAGCAGAAAAAATCATGGTTTCTATCATGAGTGGAACGTAAGATAAAAATATAAAATTCAGAGACTTGAGAAAACTTCTTGATGTCTTAGGTTTTGAATGTAGAATCAAAGGGGAACATTTTATTTACTCTTACAAAAATCTTCCGGATAATATAAATATCCAGCCACAAGGGAATATGGCTAAGCCGTATCAGATCAAGCAAATCAGAAATTATATTTTGAAATATAAAATCAAATTATAGGAGGTATCCAAAATGTATAAATATGAACGTATTATTTACTGGTCAACAGAAGATGAAGCATTTATTGTTGAAGTACCTGAACTGCCTGGATGCATGGCAGATGGCAAAACGGTACAGGAAGCTATCAGCAATGCAGAAATAATTATAGAAGAATGGATTGAAGTAGCAAAAGAAAGAGGACAACAAATTCCTGAACCAAAAGGTAAATTAATGTACGCATAAAAGGAAAAGAGCAGAACTCGCTGGTTTTTGCTTCATTTATATGTGGAATTGAATGGAGACAAAAGAGACTTAGTCGGTAGTTTTACAGATTAAGTCTTTTTTAGCTGATTTACTTTGATCCGTTTATGCTCTCTATGAAAACCATATCATTTATTGCATAAGGTTTTATAAATCCCTTTATAATTTGATCATGTTCCAGATTTCCATGTGCTAAATCGAATAACCAAATTTTCATTTCCTCAGTAAAATTCATAACGATACCTCCAAAAAATTTAAAATATTAAGAATTACAATCGCTATTCATATTAAAAAAATCGTCATTATTTTTTTGTCTTTTAAATTAAGAACTTTCGACAATGCCAAAATTTCTTTTAGTCTAAACTGTGAACAGTTATTGAATTGAGTTGAAAAAGCTAAAACAAAATAAAGAAGCAACTTAAAAATATAATGGCTTATTATTTGAGTTAATATTTAAATATACGGATATACAAGTTTTCCTTTCTAATCATCTAAGTCGAATGTTACAATTTATTTTGGTTGGGGTATAAAGTCAACCCTTTCCAAAGCATTAATTTTATATCTGATTATGTCATAGAAAATTCTTGAAAATAATGGTGCCTCTTGTTATCTTTATTTTCACGACGTATAATAATATCTTGTGGGGCGGACACCTGTCTGCCGTTTTAACAAGAGTAGAATAGGGAGAAACATATTTATGAAAAAGAAAAAAATAGGTTTGCTGACACGGCTGCTGATCGGTATCGTTGCAGGTATGCTGGTCGGTTCCATAGGAGATCTGTTCGGTGTTGGCGATACGTTTGTTTTTAAAGGTCTGATCCGCCTGTTTGTGACCTTTACGACACTGTTTAGTACATTTTTAAATTTTATCATTCCGCTTTTGATTCTGTCCTTTGTGGCCGTTGGGCTTGCGGACTTGGGGAAAAAGGCAAATAAGCTGTTTGGAGTGACCCTGCTTTTAGCCTATGCATCCACTGTCATCGCGGGGATCGGCGCATTTTTTGCGGGAAAGGCTCTTCTGCCGTCATTGATTCAGAGAATTACAGGAAGTGAGATCCAAACCAAGTCTTTTGAAGCGATCTTTACCATTCAGGCTGACCCGGTCTTCGGAGTTATGACAGCGCTGGTCCTGGCTTTCCTTTTAGGCCTTGGCATCGCCAACAGCAGGAACGATACGCTGCTGCTCTGCTTAAAGGATCTTCAGGAGATTATTACAAAGACACTGAATAAGATCATCATACCGATGATCCCATTTTATGTGGCCGGGCTGTTCAGCAAGATCGCCGCGGAGGGGAAGCTGCTTCCCACCATTAAAATGTTCATCAAGCTGTATGTGATGATCCTGATTTTCCAATGGCTCTACATCGCGTTTCAGTTCCTTGTATCCACATTGTTCACAAAAGAAAATAAATTTAAGAATCTAAAGGGCATTGCCCCTGCCTACTTCACGGCTCTTGGAACCCAGTCTTCCGCATCTACTATACCGGTGAATCTGGAGAGCAGCAAAAATGGCGGGGTATCTGAAGATATTGCGGACTTTGTTATCCCTCTTTGTGCAACGATCCATCTGTCTGGGGATACCATCTGTCTGGTGATCGGTTCTATGGGTATTATGCTTGCCAACGGGCTGACACCTACCCTGTCTATGTTCCTTCCGTTTATTTTCATGCTGGGAATCACGATGGTGGCGGCTCCGGGAGTACCGGGAGGAGGCGTTATGGCAGCCCTCGGGCTGATTAAGTCCATGCTGCATTTTACGGACCCTATGAGCCAGCTGATCATTTCCCTGCACTTTTCCCAGGACAGCTTCGGTACAGCCTGTAACATCACAGGAGATCAGGCCATTGCCTACATGGTAGACAGTGTGGACAGGAAAAACGGAGAAAAGTAATAGGAATGGAAAAAAGAGAGGTTTTATTTACTAATAAGGATTTGAAAAGCTTAATCATCCCGCTGATCATTGAGCAGATGCTGACTGTGACTGTGGGGCTGGCCGACTCCATCATGATCTCAAGCGTGGGGGAAGCCGCAGTTTCCGGTGTTTCGCTGGTGGACAGCATCATGGTCCTGTTAATCAACATGTTTGCTGCCCTGGCTACCGGCGGCGCAGTGGTGGCCGGGCAGTATCTGGGACAGAAAAAGCATGTGATGGCCTGCAAGACCGCAGATCAGCTGATCCTGTTTATTTCAGCCCTGGCGCTGGCCATCATGGCGGGGATCTATGCCATGCGGGGACTGATCCTTCACGGAGTGTTCGGGGCCATTGAGCCGGCGGTCATGCACAATGCGGAGGTCTATCTGCTGATCGTGACCGCATCTATTCCATTTTTGGCAGTCTACAACGGATGCGCGGCGCTGTTCCGGACCATGGGCAATTCCAAGATCGCAATGCAGATGTCCTTGTTTATGAATGCCATCAACATCATCGGAAACGCTGTTTTGATCTACGGCGTCGGTATGGGAGTGGAAGGGGCGGCGATCCCGACACTGGCTTCCAGGGTGATTGCGGCAGTGGTTATTTTGGTTTTATTAAAAAACAGAAACCAAGCCGTACATATCAGCAGAAATTTTCATTTTAAATTTAAGGGATTTCTGGTGGGGAAAATTTTAAATATCGGAGTTCCCAACGGGGTGGAGAACAGTATGTTCCAGCTGGGAAAGATTCTTGTGCTGAGCCTGGTGGCGGGCTTTGGAACTTCTGCCATCACCGCAAACGCAGTCAGCAACATGGTGGCTCTGTTTGAGATCATTCCGGGTATGGCCGTGGGGCTTGCGGTGCTCACTGTGGTATCACGGTGTGTAGGCGCAAACGATTATGAGGCAGCCCGTTATTATACAAAAAAGCTGTTAAAGATCGCCTATGCTTCGCTGCTTATATTTAATATTTTTATCGTTTTCATACTTCCAGTCATCATAAGAGCTTATCACCTTACACCGGAGACTGCGGCCATTACCAGGAGGATTCTGTTGTATCATACTCTATGCTGTGTGACTATCTGGCCGGTTTCCTTCACCCTGCCAAATACACTGAGAGCTTCCAACGATGCGAGATATACAATGGTCGTTGCCATTATCTCCATGTGGATCTTTCGCATCTTTTTCAGTTTTGTTCTGGGAAAATGGCTTGGATGGGGAGTGTTCGGGGTATGGGTTGCCATGACCTTAGACTGGGCAGTGCGTGCTGTGCTGTTCATGATCCGTTACTTCAGAGGCAAATGGCAGTACAAATCCATCTGAGTTTTCCTTGACAAGAGGGAGGATATCGTGTAATTTAATAGATATAAACTATCGGTTTGATAGATATAAGTTATGAATGTAGGAGAACATCATGTCAGCAAAAAGAGAAATGTCAAATGCATATGCTTTTTCATTTTATTTCTGGGGTTATTACTTTAATCCTGGCTTTTTGCGCTACAATGAATCATCTCCTAGAACCAAGTAAAGTTTAATCGTAATAGATTATGTTTAGGACCTGTATTCTTGTAGTAGAATACAGGCCCTTTTTTATTTCATTGGAAAGTACCTCCTATGAAATAAAAAGTCCAACGGACATTATGCACACAAATCAAGGAGGAGAAGGTATCATGATTATTATTTTAAAGAGTGACGCAAAGGATCAGCAGGTAGAGGCATTAAAGCAGGAGATGGAGTCCCAGGGGTTTGCCATCCACGAATCTGCCGGCATTAATACAAAGCTTTTAGGGCTGATCGGGGATACTTCCAAAGTGGATGTGGACCATGTGATGGCCAATGACATTGTGGAGACCGTGCAGCGGATTCAGGAGCCATACAAAAAAGCCAACAGAAAATTCCACCCCAATGACACGGCTGTGGATATTTCTGGGGTCAAGATCGGCGGAGGAAACTTTCAGGTGATCGCAGGTCCTTGCTCCATCGAGACAAAGGAGCAGATGACAGAGGTGGCCCAGCAGGTAAAAGAGTCAGGGGCAGGGTTCCTGCGAGGAGGCGCATTTAAGCCGAGGACATCGCCTTACGCTTTTCAAGGACTTCACGATGAGGGGCTGAAGCTTTTGCTGGAGGCAAAAAAGGCCACCGGACTTCCTGTCGTCACAGAGATCATGGATGCCAGCCATCTCCATCTGTTTGAGGACGTGGATCTGATCCAGGTAGGGACCAGGAACATGCAGAATTTTGAACTGTTAAAAGAACTAGGAAAGATCGACAAACCTGTGCTTTTAAAGAGGGGAATGGCCTGCACCATTGATGAATGGCTCATGAGCGCCGAGTACATCATGGCAGGGGGAAATGAGAACGTGATTCTTTGTGAGCGTGGGATCAGGACCTATGAGACTGCAGTGAGGAATACACTGGATCTGTCCGCCATCCCAATGATCAAAAAGAAATCACATCTGCCAGTGATCGTGGATCCATCCCATGCCACAGGAATCCGGTTTATGGTAGAGCCAATGGCTCTGGCTGCCATTGCGGCAGGGGCTGACGGGCTCATGGTGGAAGTTCACAACAATCCGGCCAAGGCGCTCTGTGACGGTCCCCAGTCTCTGACCCCGAAAGGATTTGACCAGATGATGAAGAAGGTAACTAAAACAAGAGACTTCTTTCAAAATTTATAATCTTTTGTTATACTGGTTCCAGACTAATTGGAAAAGGAACCAGGACAAAGGAGCAGTAAAATGAAAGTGATCGCAGGACTGGGCAATCCCGGCAGGCAGTATGAGAACACAAGGCATAACATCGGATTTGCGGCTGTTGACTATATTGCCGGGAAAAACCAGATAGAATTTTCTACAAAAAAGCATAAGGCGCTCATTGGAAGCGGATACTTAGGAGGGCAGAAGGTCCTGCTCATAAAGCCGCAGACCTTTATGAATTTAAGCGGGGAAAGCCTCCGGGGAATCATGGATTTCTATAAGCTGGACCCTTCGGATTTTATCGTGGTCTTTGATGATATATCTCTGGATGTTGGGCAGGTTAGGATCAGGAGAAAAGGAAGTGCTGGAGGACACAACGGGATCAAGAGCATCATCAGCCATCTGGGCAGCATGGATTTTCCGAGGATTAAGATCGGCGTGGGAGAAAAACCAAAGGGATATGATCTGGCAGATTATGTGCTTGGGCATTTCTCTAAAGGAGAGAGGGAAATCTACGATGATGTGTTCCCGGATGTGGACGATGCGGTAAAGCTTATGGTAATGGATGACATATCCGGAGCCATGAACCAATATAATAAAAAGGCGAGGAAGTAACCGCAGCAGAAAGTAAGGAATGAGACGTGTTAGAGCAGATTTTTGAAAACGATGCAGTATATGGACAGATAAAAGCAGGCCTTGAGCGTCATCAGGGTCCTGTTTTGGTGTCCGGATGTACTGACGGGGCAAAAGCCCACTTGGTCAGTACATTTAAAGGAAAGAAGAAACGCGGAAATTATAAGATCATTGTGACGGCAGATGAGAATAAGGCCAAGGAATGGGCAGAGAATTACCAGTTCTTTGGGGGAGATGCCATCTATTTTCCTGCCAAGGATCCGCTGTTTTACAGCGCGGATGTCCATGGAAATGCCATCGCAAAAGAGCGGCTTAGGGGGATTGAGAGCATCATAAAAGGACAGGGTGGTGTATTTATTCTATCCATTGATGCATTAATGGACCGGGTCGTGCCCCTTTCTGAGATCAAGAAGAACCGGGTGACCATCAGCCTGGAGACAGAAATTTCTGAGCAAGAGATCACAAAAGAATTTACGGCCATGGGATATGAGAGAGCCCCGTTTGTGGAGGCTGCCGGTGAATTTGCCGTGAGGGGCGGGATCATAGACATCTACCCGTTTACCTCGGACTGCCCGTACCGGATCGAGCTTTGGGGAGAGGAAGTGGATTCTATCCGAAGCTTTGACGCCCAGAGCCAGCGGTCCATTGAGGAGATCAAAAGCCTGACGGTTTATCCGGCCACGGAAATCGTGTTAAGTGAGGAGCGGATCACTGCAGGGCTTAAAAAGATCCAGGCAGAATATGAGGACCTGGCGGCGAAGTTCCACAGTGCGTTTGAAACGGACAAAGAGGTCAGGCTGAAAAAGGAATACAAAAGGCTCAAGGAAGAACTCTCCGAGCTTTCCATGCTCATCGGTGTAGAGGGGTATCTTCCGTATTTTTATGACAAGCTTGTATCCTTTTTGGATTATTTTCCGAAAGAAACCACAGTCTACGTGGATGAGCCCCAGCATGTGGAAGAACGGGGAAAAGGCTTTTATCTGGAATTTACTGAGAGTATGAAAAGCCGTCTGGAGGCAGGATATCTTCTGCCAAGCCAGATGGAAACGGTATCCTGTTTTGAGGAGGCGTTGAGCCGTCTGATGAAGCAGCAGACGGTCTTTTTATCCGCGCTGGCTTCCGAGGTGAAGTATGCACCGGGCACAGAGACCTTTTTTATGGAAGCGAAGTCTGTTCAGTCCTACAACAACAGCTTTGAGCAGCTGGTCAAGGACCTGAAAAGGTATCAGAAAAAGGACTACAGGATCCTGGTGGTGTCACCGTCCGTCACAAGAGCTAAGCGTCTGGCGGAGGATATGAGGGAGAATGGTCTTACGGTCACTTATGATAAAAAGCCCTCAGAAGAGATGGCTCCGGGACAGATCGTCATCACCCCTGGGAAATTAAAAAGCGGCATTGAATATCCTGAGACAAAGTGGGTGTTGATCTCCGAGAGTGATATATTCAGCGGAAGAAAAGAAAAACGCAGGAAAAAGGCGGCGTTTAAAGGCAAGGGCGAGAAAATAAAGAACTTTGCTGATATTTCTATCGGCGATTATGTTGTGCATGAAAAACATGGTGTCGGCATTTACCGGGGGATCGAAAAGATCACCGTGAACAATGTGGAAAAGGATTATATCAGCATCGAGTACAAGGGCGGCGACAATCTGTTTATTCTGGCTTCTGCTTTGGACCAGATTGCCAAGTACGCCAGCGCTAATGCAAAGAAGCCCCGGCTTAATAAGCTGGGAGGAAATGAGTGGAAGAAGACCACAAAGCGGGTCAAAGGCCAGGTCAGGGAGACAGCAAAGGAACTGGTGGAACTGTATGCGGTCCGCCAGGCCAAGGAAGGATACGTGTGTGATAAGGATACCGTTTGGCAGAAGGAATTTGAGGAGATGTTTCCCTATGAGGAGACGCAGGACCAGCTGAATGCCATTGAGGATGTGAAGAGGGACATGGAGAGCACAAAGATCATGGACCGGCTTATCTGCGGCGATGTGGGATACGGGAAAACGGAGGTTGCCATCCGGGCAGCGTTTAAGGCAGTGACCAACGGAAAGCAGGTGGCCTATCTGGTGCCCACCACCATCCTGGCTCAGCAGCACTACAATACATTCTGTGAGCGATTTAAAAATTATCCTATGACGGTTCGAGTCATGTCCAGATTCTGCAGTCCAAAGGAACAGAAAGAGACCATGGAGGGCCTGAAAAAAGGAATCGTGGATGTGGTCATCGGGACACACCGCCTGCTGTCCAAGGATATGAAATATAAGGACCTGGGACTTTTGATCATTGACGAGGAACAGCGGTTCGGCGTGGGACACAAAGAGAAGATCAAAACCCTGAAGAAGGACGTGGACGTGCTGTCCCTGTCTGCGACCCCGATCCCCAGGACTCTGCATATGAGCCTGATTGGAATCAGGGATATGAGCATCCTGGAAGAACCTCCCCATGATCGGCGGGCCATCCAGACTTACGTGATGGAATATAATGAAGAATTGGTCAAGGAAGCGGTCCACCGTGAGATGACAAGAGGCGGGCAGGTATATTATGTATATAACAGGGTTAATAACATTGCCGAGATCACCAGTGGGCTCCAAAAGCTGCTTCCGGATGCCAAAGTGGCTTTTGCCCACGGGCAGATGAGGGAGAGGGAGCTGGAAAATATCATGATGCAGTTCATGGAAAAAGAGATTGACGTTCTTGTCTCCACCACCATCATCGAGACAGGGCTGGACATTCCCAATGTAAACACGATGATCATCCATGATGCCAACCAGCTTGGACTTTCCCAGCTCTATCAGCTCAGAGGGCGTGTGGGACGGTCCAACCGGAACGCATTTGCATTTTTAATGTACAAAAGGGACACCTTATTAAAAGAGACGGCAGAAAAAAGACTTCAGGCCATCAGGGAATTTACAGACCTGGGATCTGGATACAAGATTGCCATGCGGGATCTGGAGATTCGTGGCGCAGGCAACCTGCTTGGGGAAGAGCAGTCTGGGCATATGGAGGCCGTGGGTTATGATTTGTACTGCAAGATGTTAAATGACGCGGTACTGCGGCTTAAGGGAGAACTTTCAGAGGATTCTGATTTTGATACAACGCTGGATCTGAACATCGATGCGTTCCTGCCATCTGCCTATATCCGCAATGAGGTGGAGAAGCTGGAGCTCTATAAGAGGATCTCTGCCATCGACACGAGAGATGAGATGGAGGATATGCAGGATGAGCTTTTGGACCGTTTCGGCGATCTGCCGGCGGCAGTGGTCAATCTGCTCCACATTGCACTCTTAAAATCTATGGCACATCACGCCTATATGACTGATGTGAAGCAGAAGGGCGAGAAAGTATCCTTTGAGATGAATCCCAAGGCAAATGTTCAGGTGGAGAAAATCCCGGATGTCTTAAACGAATTTCCGAAGGAACTTTCCGTCAGTGCAGGAGAACACCCTGTGTTTGTCCTGGACTTGTCATCCTCCAAAAAGAGTGAGTGGCTTTCAAAAATTGAACATTGTGTGAACTCTTTGGATGCGTTGATTATCAGATAGTTATGTAGTATAATGCAAAATGGAAATAAATTAAATGGAGGAAACGAAGAATGAAACGTGTAGCGAAAAAGATAGCATGTCTCACGGCAGTCATGGCTTTGTGTGTTGCCTTATTGGCAGGCTGCAAAAAGCAGGATGACAGGAAACTGTTTGAATATGCAGGAAATAAGGTGACCTATAAGGAAGCCCACGTATATGCAAGAATTATGCAGTACAGCGCAGAACAGCAGTACGCTGCATATTTAGGCGATAAACTGTGGTCAACTCAGGTCGGGACCGACAAAAAGGGCAAGAAGATCACAATGCAGGATTCTATCAAAGACAATGTCATCAACCAGATTAAGACCGTAAAGGTGCTGGCAGCCCATGCAGATGACTACAATGTAAAGCTCACATCTGATGAGAAGAAGCAGTTGGACGAATCCGTGAAGTCATTTACCAAAAATGAACTCGGGAAACGTGTGATGAAGGTGACAAACGCAGATAAGGATTACATTAAAGGAATCCAGCAGGAAAATCTCATCGCGCAGAAAGTAATGAACGCCATCATCGAAAAGGCGGATGTGAAGGTGACGGATGAGGAAGCGAAAACTGTAAAAGTATACAAGCTCGCCTTCACCACAAAGAAGACTGATAGCAAGACCGGCAAAGAAGTGGACATGACGGCAAAGGAAAAAGCTGCACAGAAGAAGAAAGCCAAAGAAGCGTTAAAGGCTATCAAAAAGGGCCAGAGCGTCAAGTCTGTAGCCAAGAAGTATAAAGTGGATTCAGACAATGAAGAAAGCTACACAAAAGGAAAAGCTACCCTCGGAACAAAGTTTGAAGAAGCCGCCTCCAAGTTAAAGAAGAACCAGGTCAGCGGTGTGATCGAGACTGATGACGCATATGTCATCATCAAGATGCTGAATCCGAATGTTAAGAGTGCCCTTGCCACATCCAAGAGTACACTGCTGCAGGAAAAACAGCAGGCTGCATACCAGAAGGTATACAAAAAGTGGACCAAAGATGCAGACAAGAAGTGGGACGATGATAAGAGCATCAATCAGAAACTGTGGAAGAAGATCACATTTAAGTACAAAGCAACAACCACAGCAACGGAAAAGACAACAACAGAAGCGACAACCACTGCAAAGCAGAAAAAAACTACAGAGAAGAATAAATAAAACATCTCTGTCCAAAGGCAGCCCTGACCCGGCTGCCTTTCTCTTGTTCCATAGGAAAGTTCTTTGAACCTCCCTATGGAACAAAAAAGCCCTGCGGGCACTATGCACACAAATGCGTGAGGGGTTGGGAGGAGAAGTGGCTTGCCACTTTGTTTAAAAGTAAGAAAGAGAGGAGAATGCGTATGGAATTTAAAGTCGGCGACGTGATCAAGATGAAAAAGTCCCATCCGTGCGGGACCAACGAATGGGAGATCTTAAGAGTGGGTATGGACTTTCGTCTGAAGTGCTCCGGGTGCGGACGGCAGGTGATGGTTTCCAGGAAGCTGGTGGAGAAGAATTTCCGCGGATTTGTGAAAAAAGCTTGCGATTAGCAGGAATTTATGGTAATATATCAACTTGTGATATATAAATTTATCCTTGCTCTTGGCAGAAGACCAAGAGCCGAAAAGACCAGAAGGAGGTGCAGATAACATGAGTAAATATGAACTCGCATTAGTCGTGAATGCTAAGATCGAAGACGAAGCAAGAGCAGAAGTAGTAGAAAAGGCAAAAGCTATGATTACAGACGCAGGAGCTGAGATCAAAAACGTCGATGAATGGGGAAAGAAGCGTTTAGCTTACGAGATCCAGAAGATGAAAGAAGGATACTACTACTTCATCCAGTTCGACGCAGAGACAGAAGTTCCGGCTGTT
Coding sequences within:
- a CDS encoding type II toxin-antitoxin system HicB family antitoxin, giving the protein MYKYERIIYWSTEDEAFIVEVPELPGCMADGKTVQEAISNAEIIIEEWIEVAKERGQQIPEPKGKLMYA
- a CDS encoding dicarboxylate/amino acid:cation symporter; this encodes MKKKKIGLLTRLLIGIVAGMLVGSIGDLFGVGDTFVFKGLIRLFVTFTTLFSTFLNFIIPLLILSFVAVGLADLGKKANKLFGVTLLLAYASTVIAGIGAFFAGKALLPSLIQRITGSEIQTKSFEAIFTIQADPVFGVMTALVLAFLLGLGIANSRNDTLLLCLKDLQEIITKTLNKIIIPMIPFYVAGLFSKIAAEGKLLPTIKMFIKLYVMILIFQWLYIAFQFLVSTLFTKENKFKNLKGIAPAYFTALGTQSSASTIPVNLESSKNGGVSEDIADFVIPLCATIHLSGDTICLVIGSMGIMLANGLTPTLSMFLPFIFMLGITMVAAPGVPGGGVMAALGLIKSMLHFTDPMSQLIISLHFSQDSFGTACNITGDQAIAYMVDSVDRKNGEK
- a CDS encoding MATE family efflux transporter, with protein sequence MEKREVLFTNKDLKSLIIPLIIEQMLTVTVGLADSIMISSVGEAAVSGVSLVDSIMVLLINMFAALATGGAVVAGQYLGQKKHVMACKTADQLILFISALALAIMAGIYAMRGLILHGVFGAIEPAVMHNAEVYLLIVTASIPFLAVYNGCAALFRTMGNSKIAMQMSLFMNAINIIGNAVLIYGVGMGVEGAAIPTLASRVIAAVVILVLLKNRNQAVHISRNFHFKFKGFLVGKILNIGVPNGVENSMFQLGKILVLSLVAGFGTSAITANAVSNMVALFEIIPGMAVGLAVLTVVSRCVGANDYEAARYYTKKLLKIAYASLLIFNIFIVFILPVIIRAYHLTPETAAITRRILLYHTLCCVTIWPVSFTLPNTLRASNDARYTMVVAIISMWIFRIFFSFVLGKWLGWGVFGVWVAMTLDWAVRAVLFMIRYFRGKWQYKSI
- the aroF gene encoding 3-deoxy-7-phosphoheptulonate synthase yields the protein MIIILKSDAKDQQVEALKQEMESQGFAIHESAGINTKLLGLIGDTSKVDVDHVMANDIVETVQRIQEPYKKANRKFHPNDTAVDISGVKIGGGNFQVIAGPCSIETKEQMTEVAQQVKESGAGFLRGGAFKPRTSPYAFQGLHDEGLKLLLEAKKATGLPVVTEIMDASHLHLFEDVDLIQVGTRNMQNFELLKELGKIDKPVLLKRGMACTIDEWLMSAEYIMAGGNENVILCERGIRTYETAVRNTLDLSAIPMIKKKSHLPVIVDPSHATGIRFMVEPMALAAIAAGADGLMVEVHNNPAKALCDGPQSLTPKGFDQMMKKVTKTRDFFQNL
- the pth gene encoding aminoacyl-tRNA hydrolase, with protein sequence MKVIAGLGNPGRQYENTRHNIGFAAVDYIAGKNQIEFSTKKHKALIGSGYLGGQKVLLIKPQTFMNLSGESLRGIMDFYKLDPSDFIVVFDDISLDVGQVRIRRKGSAGGHNGIKSIISHLGSMDFPRIKIGVGEKPKGYDLADYVLGHFSKGEREIYDDVFPDVDDAVKLMVMDDISGAMNQYNKKARK
- the mfd gene encoding transcription-repair coupling factor, which produces MLEQIFENDAVYGQIKAGLERHQGPVLVSGCTDGAKAHLVSTFKGKKKRGNYKIIVTADENKAKEWAENYQFFGGDAIYFPAKDPLFYSADVHGNAIAKERLRGIESIIKGQGGVFILSIDALMDRVVPLSEIKKNRVTISLETEISEQEITKEFTAMGYERAPFVEAAGEFAVRGGIIDIYPFTSDCPYRIELWGEEVDSIRSFDAQSQRSIEEIKSLTVYPATEIVLSEERITAGLKKIQAEYEDLAAKFHSAFETDKEVRLKKEYKRLKEELSELSMLIGVEGYLPYFYDKLVSFLDYFPKETTVYVDEPQHVEERGKGFYLEFTESMKSRLEAGYLLPSQMETVSCFEEALSRLMKQQTVFLSALASEVKYAPGTETFFMEAKSVQSYNNSFEQLVKDLKRYQKKDYRILVVSPSVTRAKRLAEDMRENGLTVTYDKKPSEEMAPGQIVITPGKLKSGIEYPETKWVLISESDIFSGRKEKRRKKAAFKGKGEKIKNFADISIGDYVVHEKHGVGIYRGIEKITVNNVEKDYISIEYKGGDNLFILASALDQIAKYASANAKKPRLNKLGGNEWKKTTKRVKGQVRETAKELVELYAVRQAKEGYVCDKDTVWQKEFEEMFPYEETQDQLNAIEDVKRDMESTKIMDRLICGDVGYGKTEVAIRAAFKAVTNGKQVAYLVPTTILAQQHYNTFCERFKNYPMTVRVMSRFCSPKEQKETMEGLKKGIVDVVIGTHRLLSKDMKYKDLGLLIIDEEQRFGVGHKEKIKTLKKDVDVLSLSATPIPRTLHMSLIGIRDMSILEEPPHDRRAIQTYVMEYNEELVKEAVHREMTRGGQVYYVYNRVNNIAEITSGLQKLLPDAKVAFAHGQMRERELENIMMQFMEKEIDVLVSTTIIETGLDIPNVNTMIIHDANQLGLSQLYQLRGRVGRSNRNAFAFLMYKRDTLLKETAEKRLQAIREFTDLGSGYKIAMRDLEIRGAGNLLGEEQSGHMEAVGYDLYCKMLNDAVLRLKGELSEDSDFDTTLDLNIDAFLPSAYIRNEVEKLELYKRISAIDTRDEMEDMQDELLDRFGDLPAAVVNLLHIALLKSMAHHAYMTDVKQKGEKVSFEMNPKANVQVEKIPDVLNEFPKELSVSAGEHPVFVLDLSSSKKSEWLSKIEHCVNSLDALIIR
- a CDS encoding peptidylprolyl isomerase, with product MKRVAKKIACLTAVMALCVALLAGCKKQDDRKLFEYAGNKVTYKEAHVYARIMQYSAEQQYAAYLGDKLWSTQVGTDKKGKKITMQDSIKDNVINQIKTVKVLAAHADDYNVKLTSDEKKQLDESVKSFTKNELGKRVMKVTNADKDYIKGIQQENLIAQKVMNAIIEKADVKVTDEEAKTVKVYKLAFTTKKTDSKTGKEVDMTAKEKAAQKKKAKEALKAIKKGQSVKSVAKKYKVDSDNEESYTKGKATLGTKFEEAASKLKKNQVSGVIETDDAYVIIKMLNPNVKSALATSKSTLLQEKQQAAYQKVYKKWTKDADKKWDDDKSINQKLWKKITFKYKATTTATEKTTTEATTTAKQKKTTEKNK
- a CDS encoding DUF951 domain-containing protein, producing MEFKVGDVIKMKKSHPCGTNEWEILRVGMDFRLKCSGCGRQVMVSRKLVEKNFRGFVKKACD
- the rpsF gene encoding 30S ribosomal protein S6 → MSKYELALVVNAKIEDEARAEVVEKAKAMITDAGAEIKNVDEWGKKRLAYEIQKMKEGYYYFIQFDAETEVPAVLEEKLRITENVLRYLVVKQDA